CCGGTGATCCGACAGAACAGCGATTCCCCGTCGGGATACGGCGCGATCAGGTAGCTCCCGATACGGATCGACGATCGGTTGTCGCGGGTGACGTACGCCCGGAGCGAGGTGTCGTCGTCGTCCTCGGCGACGCGAAGGCCCTGGGAGACGCAGATGGTCCCGATTCCGACGTCTTCCCCGCGTGGCTCGACGGACGTGCGTTCGAAGTCGTCGTCGGCGTCCGCGTTCGTTCCGTCGCTGGACGTCGACACCGAGTCGGTCCCGCCGGCGTCGGCCCTGTCCCCGTCGGCGTCGGCGTCGGCGTCCGCAGTAAACTCGCCAAAATCGCCCAGATCGGTCATGGTACAGACATCCCGCCGAGTCCACAAACACGTTTCCCTCCGGCTGACTGTCTCCGATCGGCGACCGTCCGCGCGAGACGACGGTTCGACGAACCGAACCGCCGCAGGTGCGGCTACGAACGACTACGACTGTTGCTGTTCGTCGCGGAAGGCGGGGTGAGAAATCGTGACGTTCGGACGTCCGTTCATCGGCGGTTTCGTCGGCCGGTACGACTCGATTGCGGATCGGGGCTCGGCGACGCTCGTCAGACCAGCGTGGGGAGCGAGTAGTCGGTCCCGCTCACCAGCCGGGAGTCGGCGTCGTACTCGAGGAGTCCGACGTCTTCGAGCGCTGGCAGGTGCGAGTGGTGAAGTTCGATCCTGGCCCGATCGGCGTCGGCGGCGACGTCGTGATCGGCGAGTTCGGCGGCGAGCTGGTCGAGCGAGAGCGGCCGATC
The nucleotide sequence above comes from Halosolutus halophilus. Encoded proteins:
- a CDS encoding DUF7344 domain-containing protein; amino-acid sequence: MTPGTRSSRPSFTRFRLPLCSIFADSDRPLSLDQLAAELADHDVAADADRARIELHHSHLPALEDVGLLEYDADSRLVSGTDYSLPTLV